The following coding sequences lie in one Rutidosis leptorrhynchoides isolate AG116_Rl617_1_P2 chromosome 4, CSIRO_AGI_Rlap_v1, whole genome shotgun sequence genomic window:
- the LOC139843318 gene encoding uncharacterized protein, whose product MNHCGLQQNSNYSPVVCPKPRRINLLNTTMNEPVRPLRWQMCYQQESYESKAGPELLDLILAKGGGYGGTDQTCTQVSSSPPYFCGSPPSRVSNPLIQDARFGDEKITTPISPRSTIPNPSSSPSSSSRKGGCFRSNFGNKPAVRIEGFDCLDRDNRRNCSIPTLA is encoded by the exons ATGAATCACTGTGGGTTGCAACAGAACAGTAACTATTCACCTGTGGTTTGCCCCAAACCAAGGAGGATCAACCTGCTTAACACCACCATGAATGAGCCTGTTAGGCCTTTAAGATGGCAGATGTG CTATCAACAAGAATCTTATGAATCCAAAGCAGGCCCTGAACTTTTGGACCTCATCCTTGCAAAG GGTGGTGGTTACGGTGGAACTGATCAAACATGTACACAAGTATCCTCGTCGCCCCCTTATTTTTGTGGGTCACCGCCGAGTAGAGTTTCTAACCCGTTAATACAAGATGCTCGATTTGGGGACGAAAAGATTACAACACCAATTTCACCGCGATCAACTATTCCAAATCCATCATCGTCCCCATCTTCCTCCTCCCGAAAAGGAGGATGTTTTCGCTCTAACTTCGGTAACAAACCAGCAGTGAGAATCGAAGGGTTTGATTGCCTTGACAGGGACAATCGTCGCAATTGCAGCATCCCTACTCTTGCTTAA